In Streptomyces sp. P3, one DNA window encodes the following:
- a CDS encoding sensor histidine kinase yields the protein MSGSSPERPGAPPCRRGARVPQDGPVQPTTTPARARRGERIMTVINRDPRTAPHRTRTDALLAAATALFATAIALAGGDGGRPHALGWSLLLAGHVPLVWRRRSPLTALLAVVACIVPYHALDYDHAAPIAGTMVALYTVAASGTARRTLLTGVAVLGVTMVANALTNPDGVVEVLRISGWVIAVLFCGMSARFYRQYVAAIVERAERAERTRDEEARRRVAEERLRIARDLHDLLAHTITLVGVQTSVAAHVLTADPERLDRAAVARALDDIAETCRSARAEIRTTLEVLRENGAPDARGPLPGLHGLADLAQTARAAGAEVDLTVTVTAPRTPPSVGAAVYRIVQEALTNAVRHGGRYGAPVGVRVRVYEAQGAVRVEITDDGAGADDGAGAGVRGAAPSAEVRGVQGVDAGAGGSGAVADAPGFGLVGMRERARSVGGRLTAGPRDDGRGFAVSAVLPTGESR from the coding sequence ATGAGCGGCAGTTCGCCTGAACGCCCGGGCGCCCCTCCCTGTCGGAGGGGCGCCCGGGTGCCGCAGGATGGTCCCGTGCAGCCGACCACGACACCAGCGCGTGCCCGGCGGGGCGAGCGGATCATGACGGTGATCAACCGGGATCCCCGCACCGCCCCGCACCGCACCCGCACCGACGCGCTGCTGGCCGCGGCCACCGCCCTGTTCGCCACGGCCATCGCCCTCGCCGGTGGTGACGGCGGCCGTCCCCACGCACTCGGCTGGTCGCTGCTGCTCGCGGGCCACGTGCCCCTCGTGTGGCGCCGCCGCTCCCCGCTGACGGCCCTGCTCGCGGTGGTGGCCTGCATCGTGCCGTACCACGCCCTCGACTACGACCACGCCGCGCCCATCGCCGGGACCATGGTGGCGCTCTACACGGTCGCGGCGAGCGGCACGGCACGCCGCACGCTGCTCACCGGCGTCGCCGTCCTCGGCGTGACGATGGTCGCCAACGCCCTCACCAACCCCGACGGCGTGGTGGAGGTGCTGCGGATCTCCGGCTGGGTCATCGCGGTCCTGTTCTGCGGCATGAGCGCCCGCTTCTACCGCCAGTACGTCGCCGCCATCGTGGAGCGCGCCGAGCGCGCCGAACGCACCCGGGACGAGGAGGCCCGCCGCCGGGTCGCCGAGGAACGTCTGCGCATCGCCCGTGACCTGCACGACCTGCTGGCGCACACCATCACCCTGGTCGGCGTGCAGACCTCCGTCGCCGCTCACGTCCTGACCGCCGACCCCGAACGCCTCGACCGCGCGGCGGTGGCCAGGGCCCTCGACGACATCGCCGAGACCTGCCGCAGCGCGCGCGCCGAGATCCGTACGACGCTGGAGGTGCTGCGCGAGAACGGCGCCCCCGACGCGCGCGGGCCGCTCCCCGGCCTGCACGGCCTGGCCGACCTCGCGCAGACGGCGCGGGCGGCCGGGGCGGAGGTCGACCTGACGGTGACGGTGACGGCGCCGCGGACGCCGCCGTCGGTCGGCGCGGCCGTCTACCGGATCGTCCAGGAGGCGCTGACCAACGCGGTCCGGCACGGCGGACGGTACGGTGCGCCGGTGGGGGTGCGGGTACGGGTGTACGAGGCGCAGGGCGCGGTGCGGGTCGAGATCACCGACGACGGGGCGGGCGCCGACGACGGGGCGGGCGCCGGCGTGCGCGGTGCCGCACCGAGTGCCGAAGTGCGGGGGGTTCAGGGTGTGGACGCGGGCGCCGGCGGATCCGGGGCCGTCGCCGACGCGCCGGGCTTCGGGCTCGTCGGCATGCGCGAACGCGCCCGCAGTGTCGGCGGCAGGCTGACCGCGGGGCCGCGGGACGACGGGAGGGGCTTCGCGGTGAGCGCCGTGCTGCCGACGGGGGAGAGCCGATGA
- a CDS encoding response regulator transcription factor translates to MNEGGTIRVLLADDQTLVRAAFAMLVDSAPDMEVVGQAGTGREALAAARGERPDLVVMDVRMPDLDGIEATRLIAADETLTGVRVLVLTTYDTDANIVEALRAGASGFLVKDTRPAELLDAIRTVAAGEALLSPGPTARLIARFLRSPCGPPAVGGPEGLSEREREVLALVARGLTNTEIGETLGLSPLTAKTHVSRIMGKLGARDRAQLVIVAYESGLVTPGRG, encoded by the coding sequence ATGAACGAGGGCGGGACGATCCGGGTGCTGCTGGCCGACGACCAGACCCTGGTCCGGGCCGCGTTCGCCATGCTCGTCGACTCCGCACCGGACATGGAGGTCGTCGGGCAGGCCGGCACCGGCCGGGAGGCGCTGGCGGCGGCCCGGGGCGAGCGGCCCGACCTCGTCGTCATGGACGTCCGCATGCCCGATCTCGACGGCATCGAGGCGACCCGGCTGATCGCCGCCGACGAGACCCTGACCGGGGTTCGCGTACTGGTCCTGACCACGTACGACACCGACGCGAACATCGTCGAGGCGCTCCGCGCGGGCGCCTCCGGCTTCCTGGTGAAGGACACCCGGCCCGCCGAACTCCTGGACGCCATCCGCACGGTCGCCGCCGGCGAGGCGCTGCTGTCGCCCGGTCCGACGGCCCGGCTGATCGCCCGGTTCCTGCGCAGCCCCTGCGGCCCACCCGCCGTCGGCGGACCGGAGGGACTCTCCGAGCGGGAACGCGAGGTGCTCGCCCTCGTCGCCCGCGGGCTGACCAACACCGAGATCGGCGAGACGCTGGGCCTCAGCCCGCTCACCGCGAAGACCCATGTCAGCCGGATCATGGGCAAGCTGGGCGCCCGGGACCGGGCCCAACTGGTCATCGTGGCCTACGAGTCGGGGCTGGTCACCCCGGGCAGGGGATGA
- a CDS encoding SigE family RNA polymerase sigma factor → MQAEQEDRFHEFVRARWSRLVRTAYLLTGDVHHAEDLTQTALAKAYRSWRRISRSDSPEAYVRRMLVTCNSDRFRKRRVTEALTAAPPDRAGLDEGAGQVEERGSLLAGLAQLPPRQRAVVVLRYWEDLSEAEVAEVLGCSTGTVKSQASKGLAKLRTYPGLSAGRTPADGRGQGDSSERDRRARGLRVRGADA, encoded by the coding sequence ATGCAGGCCGAACAAGAGGACCGGTTCCACGAGTTCGTCAGAGCGCGGTGGTCCCGGCTCGTGCGAACCGCGTATCTGCTCACGGGCGACGTCCACCACGCGGAGGACCTGACGCAGACCGCGCTGGCCAAGGCGTACCGGTCGTGGCGGCGGATATCGCGCAGCGACAGCCCGGAGGCGTACGTGCGGCGGATGCTGGTCACGTGCAACAGCGACCGGTTCCGCAAGCGGCGGGTCACCGAGGCGCTGACCGCGGCGCCGCCGGACCGCGCAGGGCTCGACGAGGGCGCGGGGCAGGTGGAGGAGCGTGGCTCGCTGCTCGCCGGACTCGCCCAACTGCCGCCCAGACAGCGGGCGGTGGTGGTGCTCCGGTACTGGGAGGACCTTTCCGAGGCGGAGGTGGCCGAGGTGCTCGGCTGCTCGACCGGCACGGTCAAGAGCCAGGCGTCGAAGGGCCTGGCGAAGTTGCGAACGTATCCGGGACTGTCCGCGGGCCGCACGCCGGCGGACGGTCGGGGGCAGGGAGACAGCAGTGAACGAGACAGGCGGGCAAGAGGACTTCGGGTTCGAGGCGCGGATGCGTGA
- a CDS encoding protein phosphatase → MQKDTWAWSEDAPGVLALPSGRLIRGRGLRRPLDPAAPVPAYGLYLLGRRPPAPPWESRWVRWPDFRLPADREDARAALAEVWLRAADERVEIACAGGRGRTGTALACLAVLDGVPPRAAVAFVRDHYDRRAVETPGQRRYVHRFKPADDAGGRPVPDTM, encoded by the coding sequence GTGCAGAAGGACACATGGGCATGGAGTGAGGACGCCCCCGGAGTGCTCGCCCTGCCCTCCGGCCGGCTGATCCGCGGCCGCGGTCTGCGCCGCCCGCTCGACCCGGCGGCGCCCGTCCCCGCCTACGGCCTCTACCTGCTGGGCCGCCGCCCTCCGGCGCCGCCCTGGGAGTCCCGCTGGGTGCGCTGGCCCGACTTCCGCCTCCCCGCCGACCGTGAGGACGCCCGCGCGGCCCTCGCCGAGGTGTGGCTCCGGGCGGCCGACGAACGCGTGGAGATCGCCTGCGCCGGCGGCCGCGGCCGCACCGGCACCGCCCTCGCCTGCCTGGCCGTCCTGGACGGCGTGCCCCCGAGGGCGGCGGTCGCTTTCGTCCGCGACCACTACGACCGCCGCGCGGTGGAAACGCCTGGCCAGCGACGATACGTGCACCGTTTCAAACCTGCGGACGACGCCGGGGGGCGGCCCGTTCCGGACACCATGTGA
- a CDS encoding pyridoxal-phosphate dependent enzyme, giving the protein MDHTAGIEAAASRIESVTVKTPLHTAARGNVLFKREDLQAGGSFKIRGAANKLLAGDESASRNGVVTVSSGNTGRALCALRAKFPVPVHVFVLDQCEAAKVGHLKRAGAAVHMAGRSFFAAGVRAREFARAHGMLFCSSSADWEFLYGVATIGLELHRARPDLEVIYVPIGGGGLAAALGTFYAGLRGTGRPHIIGVQSARSRPVYEHFHHGRILSTPRATAAACLEGEPEAGAIILDIGRKVLTDVVVVTDDEILEAVARLARVGVLVEPGAAAGYAAYLGHANAADPSGVILTGTAIVPEDLGHTPVAEP; this is encoded by the coding sequence ATGGATCACACAGCCGGGATCGAGGCCGCGGCTTCACGCATCGAGAGTGTCACGGTGAAGACGCCGTTGCACACCGCCGCCCGCGGGAACGTGCTGTTCAAGCGAGAGGATCTGCAGGCGGGCGGGTCGTTCAAGATCCGCGGCGCCGCCAACAAGCTCCTCGCGGGGGACGAATCCGCGTCCCGCAACGGCGTCGTCACCGTGTCCTCGGGGAACACGGGCCGTGCGCTGTGCGCACTTCGTGCGAAGTTCCCCGTCCCGGTCCACGTGTTCGTGCTCGATCAGTGCGAGGCCGCCAAAGTCGGCCACTTGAAGCGGGCAGGGGCCGCCGTTCACATGGCCGGGCGCTCGTTCTTCGCCGCCGGCGTACGGGCCAGAGAGTTCGCCCGGGCCCATGGAATGCTGTTCTGCTCCTCCTCGGCCGACTGGGAGTTTCTGTACGGCGTCGCGACCATCGGCCTGGAACTGCACCGGGCCCGGCCGGATCTGGAGGTGATCTATGTGCCGATAGGCGGCGGGGGCCTCGCCGCCGCCCTCGGCACGTTCTACGCGGGATTGCGCGGCACCGGGCGTCCTCACATCATCGGTGTCCAGTCGGCTCGCTCCCGGCCGGTCTACGAGCATTTCCACCACGGCCGGATCCTCAGCACACCGCGGGCCACGGCGGCGGCCTGTCTGGAGGGCGAGCCCGAGGCGGGTGCGATCATCCTGGACATCGGCCGGAAGGTCCTGACCGACGTCGTGGTCGTCACCGACGACGAGATCCTCGAAGCGGTCGCCCGCCTGGCCCGCGTGGGAGTCCTGGTCGAACCCGGCGCCGCGGCGGGCTATGCCGCCTACCTCGGGCACGCCAACGCGGCCGATCCGTCGGGAGTCATACTCACCGGCACGGCCATCGTCCCGGAAGACCTCGGACACACCCCTGTGGCTGAGCCGTAG
- the bla gene encoding class A beta-lactamase — MFTAGPARAAADPVTAHLSELEARHGARLGVFAYNMRTRRSVRHRADELFPVCSLFKTLAVAAVLRDLDPAALDRRVHYSADDVVENSEITKGHVADGMTIAELSAAAIWHSDNTAGNLLLRELGGPAAITRFARSVGDRVTRLDRWEPELNSAEPWRTTDTTSPYAIARTYARLVLGDALRAPDRHRLTDWMLGTVTSANRFRAGLPPTWTIADKTGGGWYGANNDAGIAWAPDGTPIVLAVQLTKPDREAPYDHALIVETAGVLAKALG; from the coding sequence CTGTTCACCGCCGGTCCGGCACGGGCGGCCGCCGATCCCGTCACCGCCCACCTGAGCGAACTGGAGGCCCGACACGGGGCCCGGCTCGGGGTGTTCGCCTACAACATGCGCACCCGCCGCAGTGTCCGCCACCGCGCGGACGAGCTCTTCCCGGTCTGCTCACTGTTCAAGACGCTGGCGGTGGCGGCCGTGCTGCGCGACCTGGACCCGGCGGCGCTGGACCGGCGCGTGCACTACTCGGCCGACGACGTCGTCGAGAACTCGGAGATCACCAAGGGCCACGTGGCCGACGGTATGACGATCGCCGAGCTGTCCGCCGCAGCGATCTGGCACAGCGACAACACGGCCGGCAACCTGCTGCTGCGCGAGCTGGGCGGTCCGGCCGCGATCACCCGCTTCGCCCGCTCCGTCGGCGACCGGGTGACCCGCCTCGACCGCTGGGAGCCGGAGCTCAACTCGGCCGAGCCGTGGCGGACCACGGACACCACGAGCCCGTACGCGATCGCCCGCACCTACGCCCGGCTGGTCCTCGGCGATGCCTTGCGGGCTCCCGACCGGCACCGTCTGACGGATTGGATGCTCGGCACAGTCACCAGCGCCAACCGCTTCCGCGCAGGCCTGCCCCCGACCTGGACGATCGCCGACAAGACCGGCGGCGGCTGGTACGGCGCGAACAACGACGCCGGCATCGCCTGGGCCCCGGACGGCACCCCGATCGTCCTCGCGGTCCAACTCACCAAACCGGACCGCGAGGCCCCTTACGACCACGCCCTGATCGTGGAGACAGCGGGGGTGTTGGCGAAGGCGCTGGGCTGA
- the recO gene encoding DNA repair protein RecO, with translation MSLFRDDGIVLRTQKLGEADRIITLLTRGHGRVRAVARGVRRTKSKFGARLEPFSHVDVQFFARGSSELVGRGLPLCTQSEIIAPYGGGIVTDYARYTAGTAMLETAERFTDHEGEPAVQQYLLLVGALRTLARGEHAPHLVLDAFLLRSLAVNGYAPSFGDCARCGMPGPNRFFSVAAGGSVCADCRVAGSVVPSPQTLVLLGALLTGDWETADACEPRHVREGSGLVSAYLHWHLERGLRSLRYVEK, from the coding sequence ATGAGTCTGTTCCGCGATGACGGGATCGTGCTGCGCACCCAGAAGCTGGGTGAGGCGGATCGCATCATCACGCTGCTCACGCGCGGGCACGGGCGGGTGCGGGCGGTGGCGCGGGGGGTGCGGCGGACGAAGTCCAAGTTCGGGGCGCGGCTCGAACCCTTCTCCCACGTCGACGTGCAGTTCTTCGCGCGGGGCAGCAGCGAGCTGGTCGGACGCGGGCTGCCGCTGTGCACGCAGAGCGAGATCATCGCCCCCTACGGCGGCGGCATCGTGACCGACTACGCCCGCTACACCGCCGGGACGGCCATGCTGGAGACCGCCGAGCGGTTCACCGACCACGAGGGCGAGCCGGCCGTGCAGCAGTACCTGCTGCTCGTGGGCGCGCTGCGGACCCTGGCCCGCGGCGAGCACGCCCCGCACCTCGTGCTGGACGCGTTCCTGCTGCGGTCGCTGGCCGTGAACGGGTACGCCCCCAGCTTCGGGGACTGCGCCAGGTGCGGGATGCCGGGACCCAACCGGTTCTTCTCGGTCGCCGCCGGCGGCTCCGTCTGCGCGGACTGCCGGGTGGCCGGCAGCGTCGTACCCTCGCCGCAGACCCTGGTCCTCCTGGGCGCGCTGCTCACGGGAGACTGGGAGACGGCCGACGCGTGCGAGCCGCGGCACGTCCGGGAGGGCAGCGGGCTGGTGTCCGCCTATCTGCACTGGCACCTGGAGCGCGGACTGCGCTCCCTTCGGTACGTCGAGAAATAA
- a CDS encoding isoprenyl transferase, which translates to MVVRGFLGRQRREYRTPEPHPSGARPPKLPGELVPEHVAIVMDGNGRWAKERGLPRTEGHKVGAEQVLDVLQGAVEMGVRNISLYAFSTENWKRSPDEVRFLMNFNRDFIRKTRDTLDELGIRVRWVGRMPKLWKSVAKELQVAQEQTKDNDRLTLYFCMNYGGRAEIADAAQALAQDVKAGRLDPSKVTEKTLAKYLYYPDMPDVDLFLRPSGEQRTSNYLIWQSAYAEMVFQDVLWPDFDRRDLWRACVEFASRDRRFGGATPNEVLLSLEGRTPDQEVTS; encoded by the coding sequence ATGGTCGTACGCGGGTTCCTGGGGCGGCAGCGTCGGGAGTACAGGACTCCGGAGCCGCACCCGTCCGGCGCTCGGCCGCCGAAGCTCCCCGGTGAGCTGGTCCCCGAGCATGTGGCGATCGTCATGGACGGCAACGGGCGCTGGGCCAAGGAGCGCGGGCTGCCGCGCACCGAGGGGCACAAGGTCGGCGCCGAGCAGGTCCTCGACGTGCTGCAGGGCGCCGTCGAGATGGGCGTGCGCAACATCTCTCTGTACGCCTTCTCCACCGAGAACTGGAAGCGTTCGCCCGACGAGGTCCGCTTCCTGATGAACTTCAACCGCGACTTCATCCGCAAGACCCGCGACACCCTCGACGAGCTCGGCATCCGGGTGCGCTGGGTGGGCCGGATGCCCAAGCTGTGGAAGTCGGTCGCCAAGGAGCTCCAGGTCGCCCAGGAGCAGACCAAGGACAACGACCGGCTCACTCTGTACTTCTGCATGAACTACGGCGGCCGGGCCGAGATCGCGGACGCGGCGCAGGCGCTGGCCCAGGACGTGAAGGCGGGGCGTCTCGACCCGTCCAAGGTCACCGAGAAGACCCTCGCCAAGTACCTGTACTACCCGGACATGCCGGACGTCGACCTGTTCCTGCGGCCGAGCGGCGAGCAGCGCACCTCCAACTACCTGATCTGGCAGAGCGCGTACGCCGAGATGGTCTTCCAGGACGTCCTGTGGCCCGACTTCGACCGCCGCGACCTGTGGCGGGCCTGCGTCGAGTTCGCCTCCCGGGACCGCCGTTTCGGCGGCGCCACCCCGAACGAGGTGCTGCTGTCCCTGGAGGGACGGACCCCGGACCAGGAAGTCACCTCGTAA
- a CDS encoding Fur family transcriptional regulator — protein MTTAGPPVRGRSTRQRAAVAAALDEVEEFRSAQDLHDMLKHKGDSVGLTTVYRTLQSLADAGEVDVLRTSDGESVYRRCSTGEHHHHLVCRVCGKAVEVEGPAVEKWAEAIAAEHGYVSVAHTVEIFGTCADCAGASGG, from the coding sequence GTGACGACCGCTGGACCGCCTGTGAGGGGCCGCTCCACCCGGCAGCGTGCCGCGGTGGCGGCCGCGCTCGACGAGGTCGAGGAGTTCCGCAGCGCTCAGGACCTGCACGACATGCTCAAGCACAAGGGCGACTCGGTGGGCCTGACCACGGTGTACCGCACGCTCCAGTCCCTCGCCGACGCCGGCGAGGTCGACGTCCTGCGCACGTCGGACGGCGAGTCGGTGTACCGCCGCTGTTCCACCGGCGAGCACCACCACCACCTCGTCTGCCGCGTCTGCGGCAAGGCCGTGGAGGTGGAGGGCCCGGCGGTCGAGAAGTGGGCCGAGGCGATCGCGGCGGAGCACGGCTACGTCAGCGTGGCCCACACCGTGGAGATCTTCGGCACGTGCGCGGACTGCGCGGGCGCCTCCGGCGGCTGA
- a CDS encoding metal ABC transporter permease: MDILDYAFMQRALLAAVLVGITAPAVGIYLVQRRQALMGDGIGHVAMTGVGLGFLLNASPVWMATAVSVLGAVAMELIRWYGRTRGDIALAMLFYGGMAGGVMFINLAPGGSNANLTSYLFGSLSTVSESDVTAICLLAAFVVAVTVGLRRQLFAVSQDEEFARVTGLPVRALNLLTAVTAAVTVTVAMRVVGLLLVSALMVVPVAAAQQLSRSFAATFAIAVAIGVTVALGGTVTSYYQDVPPGATIVLLTIAAFVALGVLAAPLARRRARALAAQGPAGDPAECTIPATRDAGDGVGV, encoded by the coding sequence ATGGACATCCTCGACTACGCCTTCATGCAGCGGGCCCTGCTCGCCGCCGTCCTCGTCGGCATCACCGCGCCCGCGGTCGGCATCTACCTCGTCCAGCGCCGCCAGGCCCTCATGGGCGACGGCATCGGCCACGTCGCGATGACCGGCGTCGGCCTGGGCTTCCTCCTCAACGCCTCCCCCGTGTGGATGGCGACCGCCGTGTCCGTCCTGGGCGCCGTGGCGATGGAACTGATCCGCTGGTACGGCAGGACCCGCGGCGACATCGCCCTCGCCATGCTCTTCTACGGCGGCATGGCCGGCGGCGTGATGTTCATCAACCTCGCGCCCGGCGGCTCCAACGCCAACCTGACGTCGTACCTCTTCGGCTCGCTGTCGACCGTCTCCGAGTCGGACGTCACCGCGATCTGCCTGCTCGCGGCGTTCGTCGTGGCGGTCACCGTGGGCCTGCGCCGTCAGCTCTTCGCGGTCAGCCAGGACGAGGAGTTCGCCCGCGTGACCGGCCTGCCCGTGCGGGCGCTGAACCTGCTGACCGCCGTCACCGCCGCCGTGACCGTGACCGTCGCCATGCGGGTGGTGGGCCTCCTGCTGGTCAGCGCGCTGATGGTGGTCCCCGTGGCCGCCGCCCAACAGCTCAGCCGCAGCTTCGCGGCCACCTTCGCGATCGCCGTCGCGATCGGTGTGACGGTGGCCCTCGGCGGCACGGTGACCTCCTACTACCAGGACGTTCCGCCCGGTGCGACGATCGTCCTGCTGACCATCGCCGCGTTCGTCGCGCTCGGCGTGCTGGCCGCCCCGCTGGCCCGCCGCCGCGCCCGTGCCCTGGCCGCGCAGGGACCCGCCGGCGACCCGGCCGAGTGCACGATTCCGGCCACCCGGGACGCGGGGGACGGGGTCGGCGTCTGA
- a CDS encoding metal ABC transporter ATP-binding protein has protein sequence MDAKAEPVIAMRAVSARLGSRPVLRGVDLTVRRGEVVALLGANGSGKSTAVRSVIGQVAIDAGEIELFGTAHRRFRDWSRIGYVPQRTTAAGGVPATVTEIVSSGRLSRTRFGVFRKADRTAVRRALDLVGMADRAKDNVDALSGGQHQRVLIARALAAEPELLIMDEPMAGVDLASQEVLARTLKDQVAAGTTVLLVLHELGPLEPLIDRAVVLRDGCVLHDGPPTPAVGQHALPGHDHVHPHAPAGVEPIRTGLLS, from the coding sequence ATGGACGCGAAGGCCGAGCCCGTGATCGCGATGCGCGCAGTCAGCGCCCGGCTGGGCTCGCGCCCCGTGCTGCGGGGCGTCGACCTCACCGTGCGGCGCGGTGAGGTCGTCGCCCTGCTCGGCGCGAACGGCTCCGGGAAGTCGACGGCCGTGCGCAGCGTCATCGGCCAGGTGGCGATCGACGCGGGCGAGATCGAGCTGTTCGGCACCGCGCACCGCCGGTTCCGCGACTGGTCGCGGATCGGTTACGTGCCGCAGCGCACCACGGCCGCGGGCGGCGTCCCGGCCACGGTGACGGAGATCGTCTCCTCGGGCCGGCTCTCCCGCACCCGCTTCGGCGTCTTCCGCAAGGCCGACCGCACGGCCGTCCGCCGGGCCCTGGACCTCGTCGGCATGGCAGACCGCGCCAAGGACAACGTGGACGCCCTCTCCGGCGGCCAGCACCAGCGCGTACTCATCGCCCGCGCGCTCGCCGCCGAACCCGAACTGCTGATCATGGACGAGCCGATGGCGGGCGTCGACCTCGCCAGCCAGGAGGTCCTGGCCCGCACCCTGAAGGACCAGGTCGCGGCCGGCACGACCGTCCTGCTCGTCCTGCACGAACTGGGCCCGCTGGAGCCCCTCATCGACCGGGCGGTCGTCCTGCGCGACGGCTGCGTCCTGCACGACGGCCCGCCCACCCCGGCCGTCGGGCAGCACGCCCTCCCCGGCCACGACCACGTACACCCGCACGCGCCCGCGGGCGTCGAACCGATCCGCACGGGACTGCTGAGCTGA
- a CDS encoding metal ABC transporter substrate-binding protein produces the protein MNVRRLISGTAVAAATALGLGTLSACSSDSAAAADTDKFDVVASFYPMAFLAEQIGGDHVHVTSLTQPGQEPHDLEISAKQTAALQESEAVLYLKNLQPSVDDAVAQSEVKTKIDAASLTTLEKHGNEVGGHAAEHDDHENEELSGLDPHIWLDPVRYSQVAEGVGKAFEKADPAHAADYRTNTATLVKRLGDLNTEFREGLANTRTKVFVTTHAAFGYLAERYGLTEEAINGLDPESEPSAARVKELEKMAKADGVTTVFYETLVSDKTAKTIAGDAGLKTDVLDPIEGITDKSRGEDYFSVQQANLKALQTALGTK, from the coding sequence ATGAACGTACGGCGACTCATATCCGGCACGGCCGTCGCGGCGGCCACCGCCCTCGGCCTCGGCACTCTCTCCGCCTGCTCCTCCGACAGCGCGGCCGCGGCCGACACGGACAAGTTCGACGTCGTCGCGTCGTTCTACCCGATGGCCTTCCTCGCCGAGCAGATCGGCGGGGACCACGTGCACGTCACCAGCCTCACCCAGCCCGGCCAGGAACCGCACGACCTGGAGATCAGCGCCAAGCAGACGGCCGCGCTCCAGGAGTCCGAAGCGGTGCTCTACCTCAAGAACCTCCAGCCCTCCGTCGACGACGCGGTGGCCCAGTCCGAGGTCAAGACCAAGATCGACGCGGCCTCCCTCACCACGCTGGAGAAGCACGGCAACGAGGTCGGCGGGCACGCGGCCGAGCACGACGACCACGAGAACGAGGAGCTGTCCGGCCTCGACCCCCACATCTGGCTCGACCCGGTGAGGTACTCCCAGGTCGCCGAGGGCGTCGGCAAGGCCTTCGAGAAGGCCGACCCGGCCCACGCGGCCGACTACCGGACCAACACCGCGACCCTGGTGAAGAGGCTCGGCGACCTCAACACCGAGTTCAGGGAGGGGCTGGCGAACACGAGGACGAAGGTGTTCGTCACCACCCACGCCGCCTTCGGCTACCTCGCCGAGCGCTACGGCCTGACCGAGGAGGCCATCAACGGCCTCGACCCCGAGTCGGAGCCCAGCGCCGCGCGCGTGAAGGAGCTTGAGAAGATGGCCAAGGCCGACGGCGTCACCACCGTGTTCTACGAGACGCTCGTCAGCGACAAGACCGCGAAGACCATCGCCGGCGACGCCGGACTGAAGACGGACGTCCTCGACCCGATCGAGGGCATCACGGACAAGTCCCGCGGCGAGGACTACTTCTCGGTCCAGCAGGCGAACCTCAAGGCGCTGCAGACGGCCCTGGGAACCAAGTGA